Proteins from a genomic interval of Yarrowia lipolytica chromosome 1E, complete sequence:
- a CDS encoding uncharacterized protein (Compare to YALI0E03718g, no similarity): MIITPKTHNKSALKLKLAEPERHYRQGDIVAGTVVIHPTKHELSFDAISLQLKGYIQTRSEDGTHCHQACFLSIDKNLDANLTNLPSQGKSKAFHANQVYRYPFEFELPIDVPKEGITARCDAQYLKLPPSFEIATSNVVGTYASIHYVVEAAILSVNDREQTSYFQGTSGASYGIAGGLRSNPGSLPGSANNSAPSSPGTPSTMMHTSPIRKVSVPILVVPNYHPHTQANLFKPGLLQQAEAAGDSAKAHAKFKAGDVQLMGITSMNKIPIIKTYKTSSSSTITVPLNIRFTPEDPTGTTPEVVSISAKLQAYTVISHEIPQYLWSSQHYDPASGKPVPRQSVAESSRNLLHVSQKIRPAFALTDKADKYTVNFALCIPDKMKKSLVPSFNFASISHGYRLKFYVTFANRVIATVAYPVIVSGYAAESISAFPSSASLMSLNNAGGNDAVSIPVDVNAQSTKFVIGSGLPEYEHDDPDSAPMSRNTSGTNLASLATQNSAAQSGHQNSAHHILNLNHENSRSTSSLVGTLKRAMSATSLHKKKD, encoded by the coding sequence ATGATCATCACCCCCAAAACCCATAACAAATCGGCTCTCAAGCTAAAGCTGGCCGAGCCCGAGCGACACTACCGACAGGGAGATATTGTCGCCGGTACCGTGGTCATCCACCCCACCAAGCACGAGCTCTCCTTTGACGCCATCTCCCTGCAGCTCAAGGGTTACATCCAAACCCGATCGGAGGACGGAACCCATTGCCACCAGGCTTGCTTCCTCTCTATCGACAAGAATCTCGACGCCAACCTCACTAACCTGCCCTCTCAGGGAAAGTCCAAGGCTTTCCACGCCAACCAGGTCTACCGATATCCCTTTGAGTTCGAGCTCCCTATCGATGTGCCCAAGGAGGGTATCACCGCTCGATGCGACGCCCAGTACCTCAAGCTGCCCCCTTCTTTCGAGATTGCCACTTCCAACGTTGTTGGCACATACGCCTCTATCCACTACGTGGTCGAGGCCGCGATTCTCTCTGTCAACGATAGGGAGCAGACCTCTTATTTCCAGGGAACGTCCGGAGCCTCGTACGGTATTGCCGGCGGGCTGCGATCCAACCCCGGATCTCTACCTGGATCCGCCAACAACTCTGCTCCTAGCTCCCCCGGCACTCCTTCCACAATGATGCACACTTCGCCAATCCGAAAGGTGTCTGTACCCATTCTGGTCGTGCCCAACTACCACCCTCACACCCAGGCCAACCTGTTCAAGCCTGGTCTTCTGCAGCAGGCTGAAGCCGCCGGTGACTCTGCTAAGGCCCACGCTAAGTTCAAGGCCGGAGACGTCCAGCTCATGGGAATCACCTCCATGAACAAGATCCCCATCATCAAGACCTACAAGACCAGTTCTTCTTCTACCATCACTGTTCCCCTGAACATCCGATTTACTCCTGAGGATCCCACTGGAACCACCCCCGAGGTTGTTTCCATCTCTGCAAAGCTCCAGGCTTACACTGTCATCTCTCACGAGATCCCCCAGTATCTGTGGTCTTCCCAGCACTACGATCCCGCCTCTGGCAAGCCTGTTCCTCGACAATCTGTGGCCGAGTCTTCTCGAAACTTGTTGCATGTTTCCCAGAAGATCCGACCCGCATTTGCTCTCACCGACAAGGCTGACAAGTACACTGTCAACTTTGCTCTGTGCATCCCcgacaagatgaagaagtcTCTGGTCCCCTCTTTCAACTTTGCATCCATTTCTCATGGTTACCGACTCAAGTTCTACGTCACCTTTGCAAACAGAGTCATTGCCACTGTTGCTTACCCCGTCATTGTGTCTGGATACGCCGCTGAGTCCATCTCTGCTTTCCCCTCTTCCGCTTCTCTTATGTCGCTCAACAACGCTGGTGGCAACGACGCTGTCTCTATCCCTGTTGATGTCAACGCTCAGTCTACCAAGTTCGTCATCGGCTCCGGTCTGCccgagtacgagcacgaTGATCCGGACAGTGCTCCCATGTCTAGAAACACTTCGGGCACCAACCTCGCATCTCTGGCCACCCAGAACTCTGCTGCCCAAAGTGGACACCAGAACAGTGCTCACCACATTCTGAACCTGAACCATGAGAACAGCAGAAGCACGAGTTCGCTCGTTGGAACCCTGAAACGAGCAATGTCTGCAACCTCTCTtcacaagaagaaggattAA
- a CDS encoding uncharacterized protein (Compare to YALI0E03696g, no similarity): MTAIRFRIIAAITFVALLFTLMGFFIFPSPTFAIPKSKDYTNESSSGSKEGHTELDSTNQSHDDEAVEFPVKAAYYDIANAPKRSTSSPDVYRGTRVNCDPYALPGYIDYDKNNFNNTHWVGYNDDCKAIHPPPILQLRDGMDFPDLRDKSVLFIGDSVDRQNAAFSCEMIGQDVKVTYQKDYTDEVTDPAKMSGGHPRYCYSPEYNMTLSTFFFFGFDTDEIWHDKKKSYLLPGGVWERMKLLKDIVNSRPHHNDLELIVLNVGFWELARYDRLDGYAGITESIYLTEEQVREYVVNLEKFVLEVQKILPNSRIVFRQMHSPRAQQGSFFNDGTSDRHNRFHSNKVRQLNSAAKHVMDQMGLEFWHVGDFVRAIPENQYMFDDLHPGPIGAAMLWGNSILEYLARTPRIE; encoded by the coding sequence ATGACGGCAATACGGTTCCGCATTATTGCGGCCATTACATTCGTGGCCCTTCTCTTTACGCTCATGGGATTCTTCATTTTCCCCTCACCGACATTTGCGATCCCTAAGAGCAAGGACTACACAAACGAGAGCAGTAGTGGGTCCAAGGAAGGCCACACTGAACTCGACAGTACCAACCAGTCGCACGATGACGAGGCTGTAGAATTCCCCGTTAAGGCTGCTTATTACGACATTGCTAACGCCCCCAAAAGATCGACCTCGTCGCCAGACGTGTATAGAGGCACCCGAGTCAACTGCGACCCCTACGCTCTGCCTGGTTACATCGACtacgacaagaacaacTTCAACAACACCCACTGGGTCGGATACAATGACGACTGCAAGGCCATTCACCCGCCTCCTATTCTTCAGTTGAGAGACGGCATGGATTTCCCTGACCTCAGAGACAAGTCTGTGCTGTTCATTGGTGACTCGGTCGACAGACAGAACGCCGCCTTCTCGTGCGAAATGATCGGCCAGGATGTCAAGGTGACCTATCAGAAGGACTACACAGACGAGGTCACTGATCCCGCAAAGATGTCTGGAGGTCACCCTCGATACTGCTACTCTCCCGAATACAACATGACCTTATCcacctttttcttctttggTTTCGACACTGATGAAATCTGGCatgacaagaagaagtcaTATCTGCttcctggaggagtttggGAACGAATGAAGCTGCTAAAGGATATCGTCAACTCTCGGCCTCATCACAACGACCTGGAGCTGATTGTTCTTAACGTGGGTTTCTGGGAGCTGGCTCGATACGACCGTCTGGACGGTTACGCAGGCATTACCGAATCCATCTACCTCACCGAGGAACAGGTGCGTGAGTACGTGGTTAACCTGGAAAAGTTTGTCCTGGAGGTTCAGAAGATTCTGCCCAACTCCCGTATTGTCTTTCGACAGATGCATTCTCCTCGGGCACAGCAaggctccttcttcaacgaCGGCACTTCGGACCGACACAACCGGTTCCATTCGAACAAGGTGCGACAGCTCAACTCCGCAGCCAAGCATGTAATGGACCAGATGGGCCTGGAGTTTTGGCACGTGGGCGACTTTGTGCGTGCCATCCCCGAAAACCAGTACATGTTTGATGATCTTCACCCCGGCCCTATTGGAGCCGCCATGCTCTGGGGCAACAGCATTCTTGAGTACCTTGCACGAACCCCAAGAATCGAGTGA